From a single Streptomyces misionensis genomic region:
- a CDS encoding ferritin-like domain-containing protein, translating into MSDESGRSAELTALQAALAAEHAAVYGYGVVGGRIDDRRRATAKAAYDAHRARRDALAREVRDLGGRPVAASAAYALPFPVRDSADAVRLAARLEDRVAGVYADLVRAATGTRRASAAASLREAAVRAVGWSGHGVAFPGLAERAGEGTGAAGTTPSGSATATR; encoded by the coding sequence GTGAGCGACGAGTCCGGACGGTCGGCCGAACTGACCGCGTTGCAGGCCGCGTTGGCGGCGGAGCACGCGGCGGTGTACGGGTACGGCGTGGTCGGCGGCCGGATCGACGACCGGCGCCGCGCCACGGCGAAGGCCGCGTACGACGCCCACCGGGCGCGCCGGGACGCGCTGGCGCGCGAGGTGCGGGACCTGGGCGGCAGGCCGGTGGCGGCGAGCGCCGCCTACGCGCTGCCGTTCCCGGTGCGCGACTCCGCCGACGCGGTGCGGCTCGCCGCCCGGCTGGAGGACCGGGTGGCCGGGGTCTACGCCGACCTGGTGCGGGCGGCGACCGGGACGCGGCGCGCCTCGGCCGCGGCGTCGCTGCGGGAGGCGGCGGTGCGGGCGGTGGGCTGGAGCGGGCACGGCGTAGCCTTCCCGGGGCTCGCCGAGCGGGCGGGCGAGGGCACCGGGGCGGCGGGTACGACGCCGTCGGGGTCCGCCACGGCGACCCGCTGA
- a CDS encoding YlxR family protein — MSGRTHAGACPERTCVGCRERAAKDDLLRIVRSEDACVPDPRGTLPGRGAYLHPALVCLDQAVRRRALPRALRAPGALDTKALRRHVEQATVAEQATP, encoded by the coding sequence GTGTCTGGCCGGACGCACGCCGGAGCATGCCCTGAACGCACCTGTGTGGGGTGCCGGGAGCGGGCGGCCAAGGACGATCTCCTGCGGATCGTGCGGAGCGAGGACGCATGCGTCCCCGATCCTCGCGGTACGCTGCCCGGCCGGGGTGCGTATCTGCACCCCGCCCTGGTCTGTCTCGACCAGGCGGTACGCCGCCGGGCGTTGCCGCGGGCACTGCGCGCCCCGGGAGCGCTCGACACAAAGGCGTTGCGCCGACACGTCGAGCAGGCAACAGTTGCCGAGCAGGCAACGCCGTAA
- a CDS encoding aminoglycoside phosphotransferase family protein has translation MAFEPPRRLVRALGETAPAGDDWLAGLPEAAERAVARRELTVERVQVPGGRSSLVLLVRLPDGTPGVLKLAPPRARPESERAALAHWGGLGAVLLLSADAQDAAEGALLLERLHPDVSVRSLPEAKALLEAAGTLRRLWVTPPAGHAFETVAERTGRQAAAMSADAERDPELAPLVDAALSAREALLADPPEERLLHGTFRQSKVLAGDRMPWLAVGPDPVVGEHAFDLARLVRDRVEDLIASPSGASITRRRIKRLAESLEVDQERLRGWTLFRAVESGARALRVGRPQDGELLLEFAGWL, from the coding sequence ATGGCTTTCGAACCGCCGCGGCGCCTGGTGCGGGCGCTCGGGGAGACGGCGCCGGCCGGGGACGACTGGCTGGCCGGGCTGCCCGAGGCGGCCGAACGGGCCGTGGCGCGGCGGGAGTTGACCGTCGAGCGGGTGCAGGTGCCGGGCGGCCGCAGCAGTCTGGTGCTGCTGGTACGGCTGCCGGACGGCACACCGGGCGTGCTGAAGCTGGCCCCGCCGCGGGCCCGGCCGGAGAGCGAGCGGGCGGCGCTGGCGCACTGGGGCGGGCTGGGCGCCGTACTGCTGCTGTCGGCGGACGCGCAGGACGCCGCGGAGGGGGCGCTGCTCCTCGAACGGCTGCACCCGGACGTCTCGGTGCGGTCGCTGCCGGAGGCGAAGGCCCTGCTGGAGGCCGCGGGCACGCTGCGCCGGCTGTGGGTGACGCCGCCCGCGGGCCACGCCTTCGAGACCGTGGCGGAGCGCACCGGGCGGCAGGCGGCGGCGATGTCCGCGGACGCGGAGCGGGACCCGGAGCTGGCCCCGCTGGTCGACGCGGCGCTGTCGGCGCGCGAGGCGCTGCTGGCGGATCCGCCCGAGGAGCGGTTGCTGCACGGCACGTTCCGGCAGAGCAAGGTGCTCGCCGGGGACCGGATGCCGTGGCTCGCGGTGGGACCCGATCCGGTGGTCGGCGAGCACGCCTTCGACCTGGCGCGGCTGGTGCGGGACCGGGTGGAGGACCTGATCGCCTCGCCCTCGGGGGCGTCCATCACCCGGCGGCGGATCAAGCGGCTCGCGGAGTCGCTGGAGGTGGACCAGGAGCGGCTGCGCGGCTGGACGCTGTTCCGGGCGGTGGAGTCCGGGGCGCGGGCGCTGCGCGTGGGACGGCCGCAGGACGGCGAACTGCTGCTGGAGTTCGCCGGGTGGCTGTAG
- the rimP gene encoding ribosome maturation factor RimP has protein sequence MSTTQSERLRELLEPLVTSQGLDLEEIAVDSVGRKRVLRVVVDSDSGADLDAIADVSRALSAKLDETDAMGEDAYDLEVGTPGAERPLTEHRHFVRATDRLVKFQLTEGGELVARILTVDDEGLDVEVPGVKGRKATHRRLAFPEIEKARVQVEFNRKDKKDKKEEEEA, from the coding sequence ATGAGCACCACCCAGAGCGAGAGGCTGCGAGAGCTGCTGGAACCGCTCGTCACCTCCCAGGGGCTGGATCTCGAAGAGATCGCCGTCGACTCCGTCGGACGCAAGCGGGTGCTGCGCGTGGTCGTCGACTCCGACTCCGGGGCGGACCTGGACGCGATCGCCGATGTGAGCCGTGCGCTCTCGGCGAAGCTGGACGAGACCGACGCGATGGGCGAGGACGCGTACGACCTGGAGGTCGGAACCCCCGGCGCGGAGCGCCCCCTCACCGAGCACCGGCACTTCGTGCGCGCCACCGACCGGCTCGTGAAGTTCCAGCTGACCGAGGGCGGCGAGCTGGTCGCCCGGATCCTGACCGTGGACGACGAGGGCCTCGATGTCGAGGTGCCCGGCGTCAAGGGCCGCAAGGCCACCCACCGCCGCCTCGCCTTCCCGGAGATCGAGAAGGCGCGCGTTCAGGTCGAGTTCAACCGCAAGGACAAGAAGGACAAGAAGGAAGAGGAGGAGGCGTAG
- a CDS encoding GNAT family N-acetyltransferase has product MDLTIAPLDLSARVDEALAVQAVAFGLGPDEVAVRRQIVQRHMQFPGARALGATAGGRLVGFVYGMPNSRTHWWSTVVEPYLRAAGNDFWLDDSFVITELHVLPGHQNRGIGRRLITTITDSATEPRSILSAIDTDSPARGLYHSLGYVDLARQVHFPSAPRPYAVMGAPLPLRRR; this is encoded by the coding sequence ATGGATCTCACGATCGCCCCCCTGGACCTGTCGGCCCGCGTGGACGAGGCACTGGCGGTCCAAGCGGTGGCGTTCGGCCTCGGCCCGGACGAAGTCGCCGTACGCCGTCAGATCGTCCAGCGCCACATGCAGTTCCCGGGCGCCCGCGCCCTCGGCGCGACCGCCGGGGGGCGCCTCGTCGGCTTCGTCTACGGCATGCCGAACTCCCGCACCCACTGGTGGTCGACCGTCGTCGAGCCGTATCTGCGCGCGGCCGGCAACGACTTCTGGCTGGACGACTCCTTCGTGATCACCGAGCTGCACGTCCTGCCCGGCCACCAGAACCGGGGCATCGGCCGCCGGCTGATCACCACCATCACGGACTCCGCCACCGAACCCCGCTCGATCCTCTCCGCGATCGACACCGACAGCCCCGCCCGCGGCCTCTACCACTCCCTCGGCTACGTCGACCTCGCCCGCCAGGTGCACTTCCCGAGCGCGCCGCGCCCGTACGCCGTGATGGGCGCCCCCCTGCCGCTCCGCAGGCGATAA
- the nusA gene encoding transcription termination factor NusA → MDIDMSALRGLVREKEISFDLLVEAIESALLIAYHRTEGSRRHARVELNRETGHVTVWAKEEPEDLEEGQEPREFDDTPSGFGRIAATTAKQVILQRLRDAEDDATLGEYAGREGDIVTGVVQQGRDPKNVLVDIGKLEAILPVQEQVPGETYPHGQRLRSYVVRVAKGVRGPSVTLSRTHPNLVKKLFALEVPEIADGSVEIAAIAREAGHRTKIAVRSTRTGLNAKGACIGPMGGRVRNVMGELNGEKIDIVDWSDDPAEMVANALSPARVSKVEVVDLAARSARVTVPDYQLSLAIGKEGQNARLAARLTGWRIDIRPDTEQAAE, encoded by the coding sequence GTGGACATCGACATGAGCGCCCTGCGGGGCTTGGTCAGGGAGAAGGAGATCTCCTTCGACCTGCTGGTCGAGGCGATCGAGTCGGCCCTCCTCATCGCCTACCACCGCACCGAGGGAAGCCGCCGACACGCGCGCGTGGAGCTCAACCGGGAGACCGGGCATGTGACCGTGTGGGCGAAGGAGGAGCCCGAGGACCTGGAAGAGGGGCAGGAGCCGCGCGAGTTCGACGACACCCCCTCGGGCTTCGGCCGGATCGCCGCCACCACCGCCAAGCAGGTGATCCTCCAGCGGCTGCGCGACGCGGAGGACGACGCGACGCTCGGCGAGTACGCGGGGCGCGAGGGCGACATCGTCACCGGCGTGGTCCAGCAGGGCCGCGACCCGAAGAACGTGCTGGTCGACATCGGCAAGCTGGAGGCCATCCTGCCGGTGCAGGAGCAGGTGCCCGGCGAGACCTACCCGCACGGCCAGCGGCTGCGCTCGTACGTCGTCCGGGTCGCCAAGGGCGTGCGCGGACCGTCCGTGACCCTGTCCCGCACCCACCCCAACCTGGTGAAGAAGCTCTTCGCCCTGGAGGTGCCGGAGATCGCCGACGGCTCGGTGGAGATCGCGGCCATCGCCCGCGAGGCCGGCCACCGCACCAAGATCGCCGTCCGCTCCACCCGCACGGGCCTGAACGCCAAGGGCGCCTGCATCGGCCCCATGGGCGGCCGGGTGCGCAATGTGATGGGCGAGCTGAACGGCGAGAAGATCGACATCGTCGACTGGTCGGACGACCCGGCCGAGATGGTGGCGAACGCCCTGTCACCCGCTCGGGTGAGCAAGGTCGAGGTCGTCGACCTGGCCGCCCGCTCCGCCCGGGTGACCGTGCCGGACTACCAGCTCTCGCTGGCGATCGGCAAGGAGGGCCAGAACGCCCGCCTCGCCGCCCGGCTCACCGGCTGGCGCATCGACATCCGGCCCGACACCGAGCAGGCGGCGGAGTAG
- a CDS encoding proline--tRNA ligase: protein MANAPVQRMSQLMAKTLRDDPADAEVLSHKLLVRAGYVRRTAAGVWSWLPLGKKVLANVERVVREEMDAIGAQEVLLPALLPREPYDATGRWDEYGQELFRLKDRKGGDYLLGPTHEEIFTLLVKDQCTSYKDLPVILYQIQTKFRDEARPRAGILRGREFLMKDSYSFDLADEGLDQSYALHRQAYQRVFARLGLDYRIVAATAGAMGGSKSEEFLAPAEAGEDTFADCPNCDFAANTEAITYTLQPVDGSAVPALEEIPTPDTPTIETLAASLGVPASATLKNLLVKVDGEIVAVGVPGDREVDMDKVEAHFAPATVEMVTESDFAGRPDLVRGYVGPQGLGEKVTYIADPRVAPGTAWITGANKVNTHAKNVVAGRDFEVDAYVDVVVVQEGDPCPKCGTGLKLDRAIEIGHIFQLGRKYADALKLDVLGQNGKPVRVTMGSYGIGVSRAVAALAEQTADEQGLCWPKEIAPADVHVVAAGKALQTELALDVAEKLAAAGVRVLVDDRAGVSPGVKFTDAELIGVPQILVAGRRSAEGVLELKDRKTGEREELSVEDAIARLTA from the coding sequence ATGGCCAACGCACCGGTCCAGCGCATGTCCCAGTTGATGGCGAAGACGCTGCGCGACGACCCGGCGGACGCCGAGGTCCTCAGCCACAAGCTCCTCGTCCGCGCCGGTTACGTCCGCCGCACCGCCGCCGGCGTCTGGTCCTGGCTGCCGCTGGGCAAGAAGGTCCTCGCCAACGTGGAGCGGGTCGTGCGCGAGGAGATGGACGCCATCGGCGCCCAGGAGGTGCTGCTCCCCGCCCTGCTGCCCCGCGAGCCGTACGACGCCACCGGCCGCTGGGACGAGTACGGCCAGGAGCTGTTCCGGCTCAAGGACCGCAAGGGCGGCGACTACCTCCTCGGCCCCACCCACGAGGAGATCTTCACCCTCCTGGTGAAGGACCAGTGCACGTCCTACAAGGACCTGCCGGTGATCCTCTACCAGATCCAGACCAAGTTCCGCGACGAGGCCCGCCCCCGCGCCGGCATCCTGCGCGGCCGCGAGTTCCTGATGAAGGACTCGTACTCCTTCGACCTCGCCGACGAGGGCCTCGACCAGTCCTACGCCCTGCACCGCCAGGCCTACCAGCGCGTCTTCGCGCGCCTCGGCCTCGACTACCGCATCGTCGCGGCCACCGCCGGCGCCATGGGCGGCTCCAAGTCGGAGGAGTTCCTGGCCCCCGCCGAGGCCGGCGAGGACACCTTCGCGGACTGCCCGAACTGCGACTTCGCCGCCAACACCGAGGCGATCACCTACACCCTCCAGCCGGTCGACGGCTCGGCCGTGCCCGCACTGGAGGAGATCCCCACCCCCGACACCCCGACCATCGAGACCCTGGCCGCCTCGCTCGGCGTCCCGGCCTCCGCCACCCTGAAGAACCTGCTGGTCAAGGTGGACGGCGAGATCGTCGCCGTGGGCGTGCCCGGGGACCGCGAGGTCGACATGGACAAGGTCGAGGCGCACTTCGCCCCGGCCACCGTCGAGATGGTCACCGAGTCGGACTTCGCCGGCCGCCCCGACCTCGTGCGCGGCTACGTCGGCCCGCAGGGCCTCGGCGAGAAGGTCACCTACATCGCCGACCCGCGGGTGGCCCCCGGCACCGCCTGGATCACCGGCGCCAACAAGGTGAACACGCACGCCAAGAACGTCGTCGCCGGCCGTGACTTCGAGGTCGACGCCTACGTGGACGTCGTGGTGGTCCAGGAGGGCGACCCCTGCCCGAAGTGCGGCACCGGACTGAAGCTGGACCGCGCCATCGAGATCGGCCACATCTTCCAGCTGGGCCGCAAGTACGCCGACGCCCTCAAGCTCGACGTGCTCGGCCAGAACGGCAAGCCGGTCCGCGTCACCATGGGCTCCTACGGCATCGGTGTCTCCCGCGCCGTCGCCGCGCTCGCCGAGCAGACCGCCGACGAGCAGGGCCTGTGCTGGCCCAAGGAGATCGCCCCGGCCGACGTCCACGTGGTCGCCGCCGGCAAGGCCCTGCAGACCGAGCTGGCCCTCGACGTCGCCGAGAAGCTGGCTGCCGCGGGCGTGCGCGTCCTGGTGGACGACCGCGCCGGCGTCTCCCCGGGCGTCAAGTTCACCGACGCCGAGCTGATCGGCGTGCCCCAGATCCTCGTCGCCGGCCGCCGCTCGGCCGAGGGCGTCCTGGAGCTGAAGGACCGCAAGACCGGCGAGCGCGAGGAGCTGTCGGTCGAGGACGCGATCGCGCGTCTCACGGCGTGA